One part of the Paenibacillus silvisoli genome encodes these proteins:
- a CDS encoding helix-turn-helix domain-containing protein, which produces MSRRRSLEVVMQAELVTVSELVQLSGMRYSTLKYYTETGILPFIQIDMGLVRRYPRLHALERLEEIRSMKDNGMTIQQIVDHYLSESAE; this is translated from the coding sequence ATGTCGAGAAGAAGAAGCTTGGAAGTCGTCATGCAGGCGGAGCTGGTCACCGTAAGCGAGTTGGTCCAACTTTCGGGGATGCGGTACAGCACGTTGAAATACTACACGGAAACGGGGATTCTGCCCTTCATCCAGATTGATATGGGCCTCGTGCGCCGCTATCCCAGGCTGCATGCCCTCGAACGGCTTGAGGAAATCAGATCGATGAAGGACAACGGAATGACGATCCAGCAAATCGTCGATCATTATCTAAGCGAGTCTGCTGAATAA
- a CDS encoding alpha/beta hydrolase, translating to MSRIAGKLVTETFEYDGGRQFTVYVPPDPPQAFVFAGDGQLISQWGGILEEAAAPPTMIIGVHRLADEMLRLHEYSPVFNPERFAAHEKFFVEDVYQWVQSRFGVTPTTDRTAVFGVSAGGELSLALGLRHPDVFGSIFCASPGGGYRPPEVMPRSIPRVYLAAGTQEPFFLENATRWAAVLCEAGADVEMRERNASHDDVMWREEFPLMVAWAFDSLTF from the coding sequence ATGTCACGCATCGCGGGAAAGCTCGTTACCGAGACGTTCGAGTACGACGGTGGTCGGCAATTTACGGTGTACGTCCCTCCGGACCCGCCCCAAGCATTCGTTTTTGCCGGTGACGGTCAGTTGATTTCGCAGTGGGGCGGAATTCTCGAGGAGGCCGCAGCGCCGCCAACGATGATCATCGGCGTGCACAGACTGGCCGATGAAATGCTGCGGCTCCATGAATATTCACCGGTCTTTAACCCCGAACGATTCGCAGCTCACGAGAAGTTCTTCGTCGAGGACGTCTACCAATGGGTCCAGTCACGCTTCGGAGTCACGCCAACTACCGACCGCACCGCGGTGTTCGGTGTCTCCGCGGGCGGTGAGCTATCGCTCGCCCTTGGCCTTCGGCATCCGGACGTTTTCGGATCGATCTTCTGCGCTTCGCCGGGGGGAGGTTACCGACCACCTGAAGTGATGCCGAGGTCAATTCCTCGCGTGTACCTCGCAGCGGGTACGCAAGAGCCGTTTTTCCTCGAAAATGCGACCCGATGGGCGGCTGTGCTGTGCGAGGCTGGTGCGGACGTGGAAATGAGAGAACGGAACGCGTCACACGATGATGTGATGTGGCGGGAAGAGTTCCCGCTTATGGTGGCATGGGCGTTTGACTCCTTGACATTTTAA
- a CDS encoding GOLPH3/VPS74 family protein: MVHSFTLAQEFVLLASDSETHKWRRPMRSYLRTYAAGAILIGLLSEEVIRVGDKGKLVVIENQYNGEAADLMMLQKLKQSSKTMKEWIQSIYMWGKDSTRLFQAVVNPLVLSGCLKEEQYRMMLLFKATRYVPSTVHKDRIIQRIRAELLENGPVTKQSALLTMMLEMSKLLKSYFSEYEQLELKKRVQRLHEEKGGEWKSIRLIRKTMEDMDIGL, from the coding sequence ATGGTACATTCATTTACGCTTGCGCAGGAATTCGTCTTGCTGGCGTCCGATTCTGAAACCCATAAATGGAGAAGACCGATGCGCAGCTACTTGCGGACATACGCGGCGGGGGCCATCCTCATCGGATTGCTGTCCGAGGAAGTTATCCGAGTTGGTGATAAAGGGAAGCTTGTCGTTATTGAAAATCAGTATAATGGAGAAGCAGCCGACTTGATGATGCTTCAAAAACTGAAGCAGTCGAGCAAAACGATGAAAGAATGGATTCAGTCGATTTATATGTGGGGGAAAGATTCGACTCGGCTGTTTCAGGCTGTCGTGAATCCGCTTGTTCTCAGTGGATGCTTGAAGGAGGAACAATACCGGATGATGCTTCTGTTTAAAGCGACCAGGTACGTGCCTTCGACTGTTCACAAGGATCGGATCATTCAGCGCATACGAGCCGAGCTGCTCGAGAACGGACCAGTCACCAAGCAATCTGCATTATTGACGATGATGTTAGAAATGAGCAAGCTGCTAAAAAGCTACTTTTCCGAATACGAACAACTCGAATTGAAGAAACGCGTGCAGCGGCTTCATGAAGAGAAGGGGGGTGAGTGGAAGTCGATCCGCCTTATTCGCAAAACGATGGAAGATATGGATATAGGCTTATAA
- a CDS encoding Ig-like domain-containing protein translates to MKRIGFTLLALVLFFGVLIPAAGAAELTTEQKFEVLKDEGIFTGFEDGTSRLYESMTREQFAAVLFRLLQMSKTSGSPSYNDVLKSRWSFDEVEAVTDYGLMKGVAKRIFAPATKVTVEQLAVILVRAKGSGDGATRVYGNVSDWARESVGIALKNKWLPEQNDYTDYATRGLLVNAVYAIYADTQMDALKVRSVVPIENNILFVTLSTKASSADKDRFALHDVYGNRVDIKSTFLSSDGLTVTVVTDLQIGNRTYYLYVDGIANPYTSLSGDTTRPTVDSFVTLPPRTIVITFSEQVDSRSAASSANYVLNNGLKVTDLQLSSDKRTVTLTTSQQDDDRSYRLTISGVKDLAGNVMNKRDFTFIGNNDVKKPTVTSVKVNADASVTVVFSEKVNRDQAVLTGRYTIDKGLSVTKAVLADDSRTVTLTTSPQKDATVYSLNIAGISDLAGNVMDTSRNWQFGGVANPVIPVQLESITAINENTLSISFTRAITDSDVTNLKATILTDNGAAVSTAGWSAFELRKPGTDKAVTVQFRNSDSNPALFKPGHVYVAAVTGVSTLITANQANQETFAGTDLENRIPYVKEAVPLSSTTVKVLFSEPVRNISKAAFVIRQNDGTVIGIESDGLNDTGKIVTEVVLKLSDSLKSDKKYEMTFQAGITDAAGWNGMQTKSGSNAYKVYFSGIQ, encoded by the coding sequence ATGAAAAGAATTGGTTTCACCCTGCTTGCCCTTGTTTTATTCTTCGGTGTGCTGATCCCCGCAGCGGGAGCGGCAGAGCTGACGACGGAACAGAAGTTCGAGGTATTGAAGGACGAAGGCATCTTCACCGGTTTTGAAGACGGAACGTCCCGTCTGTACGAGTCGATGACAAGAGAGCAGTTTGCGGCAGTACTTTTCCGATTATTACAGATGTCGAAGACGTCTGGTTCACCGAGCTACAACGATGTACTGAAGTCGCGCTGGTCATTTGACGAGGTTGAAGCGGTTACCGATTACGGGCTTATGAAAGGAGTCGCTAAACGCATATTCGCTCCGGCCACGAAGGTTACGGTGGAGCAGCTGGCGGTCATTCTCGTTCGGGCCAAGGGATCCGGCGATGGAGCAACGAGGGTTTATGGGAACGTATCCGATTGGGCGAGAGAATCCGTCGGCATCGCTTTGAAAAACAAATGGTTGCCGGAGCAAAACGACTATACCGATTATGCGACGCGCGGCCTTCTGGTGAACGCGGTTTACGCTATCTATGCGGATACGCAAATGGATGCGCTGAAAGTTCGTTCGGTTGTGCCGATCGAAAACAATATCTTATTTGTGACGTTGAGCACAAAAGCTTCATCCGCTGACAAAGACAGGTTCGCGCTCCATGATGTCTACGGCAATAGAGTGGATATTAAGAGTACATTCTTGAGCTCCGACGGCTTGACCGTAACCGTCGTTACCGATCTCCAAATCGGCAATCGGACGTACTATTTATACGTGGATGGCATCGCGAATCCGTATACGTCTCTGTCCGGCGATACGACGAGGCCGACAGTAGATTCGTTTGTCACCTTGCCTCCGCGGACGATCGTAATTACGTTCTCGGAACAAGTGGATTCAAGATCCGCCGCGAGTTCAGCCAACTACGTCCTCAATAACGGTTTGAAGGTCACGGATCTTCAACTGTCATCGGACAAAAGGACAGTGACGCTGACGACGTCGCAGCAGGATGACGATCGCTCATACCGGCTCACGATCAGCGGCGTGAAGGATTTGGCGGGCAATGTGATGAATAAGAGAGATTTTACGTTTATCGGCAACAACGATGTCAAGAAGCCGACCGTAACTTCGGTGAAAGTGAACGCGGACGCTTCGGTCACCGTAGTATTCAGCGAGAAGGTGAACCGGGATCAAGCCGTTCTTACGGGCCGCTATACGATCGACAAAGGATTGTCGGTGACGAAAGCGGTGCTTGCGGATGACAGCCGTACCGTGACCTTGACGACATCACCGCAGAAAGACGCAACGGTGTACAGCTTGAATATTGCCGGCATTTCCGATTTGGCGGGCAATGTAATGGATACGTCAAGGAATTGGCAGTTCGGCGGTGTAGCGAATCCAGTCATTCCGGTCCAATTGGAGAGCATCACGGCCATAAATGAAAATACGTTGTCGATCTCGTTTACCCGTGCGATCACCGATTCGGACGTGACCAATTTGAAAGCGACAATATTGACCGATAATGGGGCTGCCGTGTCAACGGCCGGATGGTCGGCATTCGAGCTGCGCAAGCCTGGAACAGATAAGGCGGTTACCGTTCAGTTCCGCAACAGCGACAGTAATCCGGCATTGTTCAAACCCGGACATGTGTATGTCGCCGCCGTTACCGGCGTCTCGACGCTGATTACGGCAAATCAAGCGAATCAAGAGACGTTCGCAGGTACGGATTTGGAAAATCGGATTCCATACGTCAAGGAAGCCGTTCCGCTAAGCAGTACAACCGTGAAGGTGCTGTTTAGCGAGCCGGTGAGAAATATCAGCAAAGCGGCCTTCGTTATTCGTCAAAATGACGGCACAGTCATTGGAATCGAATCCGACGGCTTGAACGATACAGGTAAAATCGTCACTGAGGTCGTGTTGAAGCTGAGTGACAGCCTGAAATCCGACAAGAAGTACGAGATGACCTTCCAAGCGGGAATCACCGATGCCGCGGGATGGAACGGTATGCAGACGAAGAGCGGTTCGAATGCGTATAAGGTGTATTTTTCCGGTATTCAATAA
- a CDS encoding sensor histidine kinase: MLIYLSFSVLSFAIIIFSVDRAIDYYSFATIEKKMMGQADMYELSFREILAKYERSSGNGPIADVPRSALERLKASSKEVRIYDSNQKLLGLAVDGIIINDDSPQIFPENIKNALKGNYAYTVTDSKLMYVAVPIQDMYYQHVYVFEFVEDVSYFYDIMDQIRTILFAGAVGFLVLTTFSSLFIARNTTKPIKYLLGATEKFAKQQFHQVQLNRKDELGMLASGLNRMGIQLNDYIQHQKQFVSNVSHELKTPLAAIRGFSQYLYEGESNDAELRKIYYHLINESDRLTQLINELLLLSRFDKAGSDEIGKEQTELSEITDHVVAEMRSKAENKGITLEFKPGKPAFVYVNPLLLSHAIANILDNAIKYSNSDARISIETFIRQKEAVVQISDQGIGIDEDEIDLVQERFYRAKNSNAAKGSGLGLSMCKEIVEKFAGSLTIESKINEGTTASIVLPLFHMLQE; this comes from the coding sequence GTGTTGATTTATTTATCTTTCTCCGTATTATCCTTCGCCATCATTATTTTTTCCGTGGATCGAGCGATCGACTACTATAGCTTTGCGACCATTGAAAAGAAAATGATGGGGCAGGCCGATATGTATGAGCTGTCATTTAGAGAAATCCTCGCCAAGTACGAACGATCATCGGGCAATGGGCCAATCGCGGATGTGCCGAGAAGTGCTTTGGAACGGTTGAAAGCCTCAAGCAAGGAAGTGCGGATCTACGATAGCAATCAGAAGCTATTGGGATTGGCCGTGGATGGAATTATCATTAATGACGATTCTCCTCAGATTTTTCCCGAAAATATTAAAAATGCCCTGAAAGGGAACTACGCGTACACGGTTACCGATTCGAAATTGATGTACGTTGCGGTACCCATTCAAGATATGTATTATCAGCATGTTTACGTGTTCGAGTTCGTGGAAGACGTTTCCTACTTTTACGATATCATGGATCAAATCCGTACGATTTTGTTTGCCGGCGCGGTAGGCTTTCTAGTACTGACCACGTTTTCAAGCTTATTCATTGCCCGCAATACGACGAAACCGATCAAATATTTGCTTGGCGCTACCGAGAAATTTGCCAAACAACAATTCCACCAGGTCCAATTGAACAGGAAGGACGAGCTTGGGATGCTTGCTTCGGGATTAAACCGGATGGGCATTCAATTGAACGACTATATTCAACATCAGAAGCAGTTCGTCTCCAATGTTTCGCATGAACTGAAAACGCCTCTAGCCGCCATCCGTGGGTTTTCCCAATATTTATACGAGGGAGAAAGCAATGACGCGGAGTTGCGGAAGATTTATTATCATCTAATCAACGAGTCGGACAGGCTTACGCAGCTCATCAATGAGTTGTTATTGTTATCACGGTTTGACAAGGCAGGCTCGGATGAAATAGGCAAGGAACAGACGGAGTTATCCGAGATAACCGATCATGTGGTTGCAGAGATGCGATCCAAAGCGGAGAACAAAGGGATAACGCTGGAATTTAAGCCGGGAAAACCGGCTTTCGTCTATGTCAATCCACTATTGTTGTCGCATGCCATTGCGAATATTCTCGATAACGCCATAAAGTATTCCAACTCTGACGCGCGGATCAGCATTGAAACGTTTATTAGACAGAAGGAAGCGGTTGTCCAAATAAGCGATCAGGGGATCGGAATCGATGAGGATGAGATTGACCTGGTGCAAGAAAGATTTTATCGAGCGAAAAATTCAAACGCTGCCAAGGGTTCTGGACTGGGGCTTTCCATGTGCAAGGAAATCGTCGAGAAATTCGCCGGATCCTTGACAATCGAAAGCAAAATTAACGAGGGAACCACCGCTTCCATCGTTCTTCCCTTATTTCATATGTTACAAGAATGA